Proteins encoded by one window of Salicibibacter halophilus:
- the fliW gene encoding flagellar assembly protein FliW, translating to MKISTKYCGEMESSGSEEIVFPNGLPAFENETRWILQPYKAPFYVLQSVGATEVAFLVCEILSIFQDYQIDLPTSVTEPLQLKRAEQVSLWAILTVKEPFETTTANLSAPIVLNVDVQKGKQYIPRDSEYSRKFPLLQRKEAAVLHAHSNPQTR from the coding sequence TTGAAAATTTCAACGAAGTATTGCGGGGAAATGGAGTCCTCTGGATCAGAGGAGATTGTTTTTCCGAATGGATTGCCGGCTTTTGAAAACGAAACACGTTGGATTTTACAGCCGTATAAAGCGCCGTTTTATGTACTGCAATCCGTCGGTGCCACGGAAGTTGCTTTTCTCGTTTGTGAAATTTTATCTATTTTCCAGGATTATCAAATCGATTTGCCGACGTCCGTAACCGAACCCTTGCAGCTCAAGCGCGCGGAGCAGGTCTCATTGTGGGCCATCCTTACGGTAAAGGAGCCGTTCGAGACGACGACAGCAAATTTGTCAGCTCCCATTGTTTTAAATGTAGATGTGCAAAAAGGCAAGCAATATATCCCGCGAGACAGCGAATACTCCCGCAAATTCCCGCTATTGCAAAGAAAGGAGGCTGCTGTTCTCCATGCTCATTCTAACCCGCAAACGCGATGA
- the csrA gene encoding carbon storage regulator CsrA, which translates to MLILTRKRDESIQIGDGIEVKIVSVEGDQVKLGIDAPQHVDIHRKEIYECIEEENRVAAISSGKIPSQLTFDE; encoded by the coding sequence ATGCTCATTCTAACCCGCAAACGCGATGAGTCGATTCAAATTGGCGACGGAATCGAAGTGAAGATTGTCAGTGTCGAAGGCGACCAAGTGAAATTAGGGATAGACGCCCCGCAACATGTGGACATTCACCGGAAAGAAATCTATGAATGTATCGAAGAAGAAAATAGGGTTGCTGCCATCTCTTCCGGGAAAATCCCTTCACAGTTAACGTTTGATGAATGA